The genomic region ATTTTTTCAAATAATCATATTTTTTTAAAAGAATATTTTTCTTTATATGAAGAATTAGATAATTTAAAAAAAAACGATTTTAATAAAGTATTAATAAATAATTTTTTTGAAAAAATTACAAAAAATATTTACCAACATCAAGAAGACATTAATTGCGAATTTGAAAAAAGAAATTTTAAAAAGATCGTTATTCTTGTAGAAAAATTATTTTTTTTTGAAAGAATGAAAATAAGTTTAAAAAATAACATGCATCTAAAATAAGCATAAAATAAAGGATTATAGAATGACTGATTTGATAAATACATGTAAAAAAAAAATATTTTTAGGTATTGATCTTGGTACTACGTATTCTTTGGTTGCAACAGTGACGAAGAGAGGGGTTTT from Buchnera aphidicola (Diuraphis noxia) harbors:
- the hscB gene encoding Fe-S protein assembly co-chaperone HscB yields the protein MNYFKLFNVPKKFNIDRKILSENFYKLQLQFHPDLFVNHSVHKKKIILEKSIEINKGYKTLKHFLTRSVYLLSLYDIKIEKETIFSNNHIFLKEYFSLYEELDNLKKNDFNKVLINNFFEKITKNIYQHQEDINCEFEKRNFKKIVILVEKLFFFERMKISLKNNMHLK